A region of Flavobacterium album DNA encodes the following proteins:
- a CDS encoding porin family protein, with product MKKLFFSALAVMAFGFAAQAQEDEFPIVGVKAGVNFSNFDSDADTDGATGFYAGISLDMALKGHFHFQPEMLYSKEGAKDQSISYLRIPAMAKYYITQGFNIQLGPVLGARVDAENKELRKGTKALDYGAAGGLSYELKSGFLIDARYYWGLEDISRHDEGGKVRNNCIQVGLGYRF from the coding sequence ATGAAAAAACTTTTCTTTTCCGCACTGGCCGTTATGGCATTTGGCTTTGCAGCACAGGCACAAGAGGATGAATTCCCGATAGTAGGGGTAAAAGCCGGCGTTAACTTTTCTAACTTTGACAGTGATGCCGATACTGATGGTGCAACAGGTTTTTATGCCGGCATCTCATTGGACATGGCGCTAAAAGGACATTTCCACTTCCAGCCCGAAATGCTTTATTCTAAAGAAGGAGCTAAGGATCAGTCAATTTCTTACCTTAGGATACCTGCCATGGCAAAATATTATATTACCCAAGGCTTTAATATACAGTTAGGCCCGGTACTTGGTGCAAGGGTTGATGCTGAAAACAAAGAACTGCGCAAAGGTACTAAAGCATTGGATTACGGTGCTGCCGGAGGGCTTTCTTACGAGCTTAAGTCGGGCTTCCTTATCGATGCAAGGTATTACTGGGGCCTTGAAGATATCAGCAGGCATGACGAAGGCGGTAAAGTAAGGAACAACTGCATCCAGGTTGGTCTGGGCTACCGTTTCTAA